A genomic window from Colletotrichum destructivum chromosome 7, complete sequence includes:
- a CDS encoding Putative alpha/beta hydrolase-3: MPEPPYDLHPSVIGRINPEYRDFYNKYVFDKQVVHHQPIAVSRASGTLIPGAGPKLEVSSSEDITIQRRQTSGPDILIRAFTPLGQRPDRGWPVSFWFHGGGWVLGNIDTENVIATHLCNRSKCVVICVDYRLAPENPFPAAVDDCWESLLWVISTGVDKLNLDASRIALGGSSAGGNLAAVMCQRATKCPDIPPIAVQLLSVPVADNTAAVDSQKPEHASWKENEFTPALPAEKMMWYRGHYLPDQEVWKHPEASPLLWEGEWSKLPPAVIVVGELDVLRSEGEAIGKKLEDFGVRVDLHVMKGQPHPFIAMDEALEDGKRAITLFCDKLLELL, translated from the exons ATGCCTGAGCCACCGTATGACCTGCATCCGTCGGTGATTGGCCGCATCAACCCGGAATACAGAGATTTCTACAACAAATATGTCTTTGACAAGCAAGTTGTTCATCATCAGCCCATCGCTGTGTCCCGCGCCAGCGGCACCCTGATTCCAGGTGCTGGTCCTAAGCTAGAGGTCTCGAGTTCCGAGGACATCACCATCCAGAGGAGACAGACGAGTGGGCCAGATATCCTGATCCGTGCCTTTACGCCTTTGGGCCAGCGACCTGACAGAGGATGGCCAGTGAGCTTTTGGTTTCACGGCGGCGGGTGGGTGTTGGGAAACATTGACACGGAGAACGTGATTGCAACGCACTTGTGCAATCGATCGAAGTGCGTTGTCATCTGTGTAGATTATCG ACTAGCACCAGAGAACCCCTTTCCTGCCGCTGTCGACGACTGCTGGGAGTCGCTCCTCTGGGTCATCTCGACCGGTGTTGACAAACTCAACCTCGATGCCTCCCGCATCGCTCTTGGAGGCTCCTCAGCTGGCGGAAATCTCGCAGCCGTCATGTGTCAGCGAGCGACCAAGTGTCCAGACATACCGCCCATCGCGGTCCAGCTGCTCTCGGTGCCCGTTGCAGACAACACTGCAGCGGTCGACTCACAGAAGCCGGAGCATGCGTCATGGAAAGAAAACGAGTTCACGCCTGCCCTACCCgcggagaagatgatgtGGTACCGTGGCCATTACCTGCCCGACCAAGAGGTCTGGAAGCATCCCGAGGCGAGCCCCTTGCTCTGGGAGGGCGAGTGGTCGAAACTTCCTCCCGCGGTGATTGTTGTGGGTGAGCTAGATGTTTTACGCAGTGAGGGTGAAGCTATTGGGAAGAAGCTTGAAGATTTTGGGGTTCGGGTTGACTTGCATGTCATGAAGGGACAACCGCATCCGTTTATTGCAATGGACGAGGCCCTTGAGGATGGGAAAAGGGCCATTACGTTGTTTTGCGACAAGCTGCTGGAACTGCTTTAG
- a CDS encoding Putative cytochrome P450, whose product MDRLHQLPNQEKLVALLDDLPPFTALNVLKGLGLAAVAYILLVRIIYNLYFHPLRNYPGPKLWAISRIPWHYTNLKGRITWRIRDLHDQYGPVVRIAPDELSYTSSTAWKKIYGQRKPEFPKALDGRGIAPPSIGGRKSLMTETQDQHLRLRRAINPAFSEKALREQEHYLQSHSDNLIKILKEKAKKGPVDMTTWYNLVAFDIVSDLAFGEPAGFLDNADQPWIQVILQRAKAIVWFQLAVWYGFFPLLNLLTPKYVTESRKNHIALTEAKLERRMKAENPGKDFMSFILENENEAVEKLSKVELVMLASNFIVAGSGTSAGGMSGLTYLLLRNPDKLEKLKKEIREKFQTSDEISMQGTAQCKYLNACLDEGMRMYPPTPGSLPRFVPGDGEIIDGKWVKGGMAVAVNQLSAGTSELNFKRAREFHPERWLDLPPDSEFANDDKAATQPFSMGQRVCIGRAMAYAEMRLTMAKIIWHYELELTEPELDWWNKQGTYLVWEKIPLMIQLRPRAV is encoded by the exons ATGGATCGCTTACACCAACTTCCGAATCAAGAGAAGCTTGTAGCTCTTCTCGATGATCTCCCGCCTTTCACTGCGCTCAATGTCCTGAAAGGGCTTGGCCTTGCG GCCGTTGCCTATATTCTCCTGGTCAGAATCATCTACAACTTGTACTTTCATCCCCTTCGTAATTACCCGGGCCCAAAGCTGTGGGCCATTTCGCGAATCCCATGGCACTACACCAACCTAAAAGGACGCATCACCTGGCGAATCCGCGACTTACACGATCAATACGGTCCTGTCGTGCGCATCGCGCCTGACGAGCTCTCCTACACGTCATCCACGGCATGGAAGAAGATATACGGCCAACGTAAACCAGAGTTCCCGAAAGCTCTCGATGGGCGCGGTATCGCGCCGCCCAGTATCGGTGGGCGCAAGAGCCTGATGACAGAAACACAAGACCAGCATCTGAGGCTGCGACGAGCGATCAATCCGGCCTTCTCGGAAAAAGCGTTGAGGGAACAGGAACACTATCTTCAGAGTCATTCCGACAATCTCATCAAGATTctgaaggagaaggccaagaagggccCTGTCGATATGACGACTTGGTACAATCTCGTTGCTTTCGACATTGTCTCCG ATCTTGCATTCGGTGAGCCGGCTGGCTTCTTGGACAACGCGGACCAACCCTGGATTCAGGTGATTCTCCAAAGAGCTAAAGCAATTGTATGGTTCCAGCTCGCCGTTTGGTACGGCTTCTTCCCGCTGCTGAATCTCCTTACCCCGAAATACGTAACCGAATCGCGCAAGAACCACATCGCCCTGACGGAGGCCAAGCTGGAGAGACGTATGAAGGCCGAGAACCCGGGCAAGGACTTCATGTCCTTTATCCTCGAGAACGAAAACGAAGCGGTCGAGAAGCTGTCCAAGGTCGAGCTTGTCATGCTGGCTAGCAACTTCATCGTTGCCGGGAGCGGCACGTCGGCAGGCGGTATGTCGGGCCTCACATATCTCCTGCTCCGGAACCCGgacaagctcgagaagctcaagaaggagatcCGCGAGAAGTTCCAGACGAGCGATGAGATTTCCATGCAGGGCACGGCCCAGTGCAAGTACCTCAACGCGTGTCTCGACGAGGGTATGCGCATGTACCCACCTACTCCAGGTTCCCTTCCACGGTTTGTCccgggcgatggcgagatCATCGATGGCAAGTGGGTGAAAGGAGGCATGGCCGTTGCCGTCAATCAGTTATCGGCAGGTACATCGGAGCTCAACTTCAAACGCGCCCGAGAGTTTCACCCCGAGCGATGGCTGGATCTGCCTCCAGACTCCGAATttgccaacgacgacaaagCAGCCACCCAGCCATTCTCCATGGGCCAGAGAGTCTGTATTGGAAGAGC AATGGCGTATGCCGAAATGCGTCTGACTATGGCCAAGATTATCTGGCATTATGAACTCGAGCTCACTGAGCCTGAGCTGGACTGGTGGAACAAACAAGGAACCTATCTGGTATGGGAAAAGATCCCATTGATGATTCAGCTTCGGCCCAGAGCCGTCTAG
- a CDS encoding Putative YjgF/YER057c/UK114 family, RutC-like superfamily protein: MSSSKTPVLTDKAPKPLPGIYSQAIIANGMVFCSGAVPMDPATMKIIDGDVQAHTHQCIKNLTAVLEGAGTTIDKVVKVNVFLSDMDDFAAMNEIYCQYWGDIKPSRTCVAVKTLPLNVDVEIECIAVL; this comes from the exons ATGTCCTCCTCCAAGACCCCCGTCCTGACTGATAAGGCACCCAAGCCGCTGCCCGGCATCTACAGCCAagccatcatcgccaatgGCATGGTCTTCTGCTCTGGTGCCGTCCCAATGGACCCGGCCACGATGAAAatcatcgacggcgatgtGCAGGCTCACACG CACCAATGCATCAAGAACCTTACCGCAGTTCTCGAAGGAGCCGGGACAACCATTGACAAGGTTGTGAAAGTGAACGTCTTCCTCTCAGACATGGACGACTTTGCCGCCATGAACGAAATCTACTGCCAGTACTGGGGCGATATCAAGCCCTCCAGAAC CTGCGTCGCGGTCAAGACTTTGCCCCTGAATGTGGATGTCGAGATTGAGTGTATAGCAGTCTTGTAA
- a CDS encoding Putative dolichol-phosphate mannosyltransferase subunit 3: protein MTRAQQTVSLALLVSSLYLALYLQLVPIPAKIQDEIVPVLPFWVLISFGSYLLARLGYNVMTFNDVPEAHKELMAEIDEAVVDLRKLGVDVDYD from the exons ATGACTCGCGCCCAGCAGACCGTTTCCCTTGCGCTCCTCGTGAGCTCG CTCTATCTGGCCCTTTACCTCCAGCTCGTCCCGATTCCCGCCAAGATCCAAGACGAGATCGTCCCCGTT TTGCCCTTCTGGGTCCTCATCTCCTTCGGATCGtacctcctcgcccgtctcggaTACAACGTCATGACCTTCAACGATGTGCCCGAGGCGCACAAGGAGCTGATGGCTgagatcgacgaggccgttgTCGACCTGCGGaagctcggcgtcgacgttgaCTACGACTAA